From Mustela erminea isolate mMusErm1 chromosome 1, mMusErm1.Pri, whole genome shotgun sequence, a single genomic window includes:
- the LOC116573952 gene encoding olfactory receptor 10H2-like — translation MAQLPPTLPRCSDSHHERQVAEGLLMFCRVRAPCPHPQKSSWARLSLDPELLPTRPPSLSPHPGMAATLALNHSSVSEFIFVGFSTFPSHLLPIFFLLFLLMYLFTLLGNLLIMVTVWSERSLHTPMYLFLCALSISEIFYTLTITPRLLADLLSSRRTIAFAACASQMFFSFTFGFAHSFLLTVMGYDRYVAICHPLRYSVLMSPHGCTCLVTWSWAGGLVQGMVVTTAVFHLTFCGPNKIQHFGCHVPPLLKLACGTDVPIVALCVGLMCITVLLGCFLLILLSYTLIVATILKIPSAEGRHKAFSTCASHLIVVIVHYGFASIIYLKPKGLHSQESKTLMAITYTVLTPFLSPIIFSLRNKELKTAMRKTFLSKLYSSSI, via the exons ATGGCTCAACTCCCACCTACAC TTCCCAGGTGCTCTGACAGTCATCATGAACGTCAGGTGGCGGAGGGACTGCTCATGTTCTGCAGGGTGAGGgctccttgcccccacccccagaagtcCTCCTGGGCCAGGCTCAGCTTGGACCCGGAGCTCCTGCCCACCAGGCCGCCTtcgctctctccccacccagggATGGCTGCCACTCTGGCCCTAAACCACAGCTCCGTGTCTGAATTCATCTTCGTGGGCTTCTCCACCTTCCCATCTCATCTCCTGCCCATCTTCTTCCTGCTGTTCCTGCTCATGTACCTGTTCACGCTGCTGGGGAACCTGCTCATCATGGTCACTGTCTGGAGCGAGCGAAGCCTGCACACACCCATGTACCTCTTCCTGTGTGCACTGTCCATCTCTGAGATCTTCTACACCTTGACGATCACCCCGCGCCTGCTGGCCGACCTGCTCTCCTCCCGCCGCACCATCGCCTTTGCAGCCTGTGCCAGCCAGATGTTCTTCTCCTTCACATTTGGCTTCGCCCACTCCTTCCTGCTCACCGTCATGGGCTACGACCGCTACGTGGCCATCTGCCACCCCTTGCGCTACAGCGTGCTCATGAGCCCCCATGGCTGCACCTGCCTGGTGACCTGGTCTTGGGCTGGTGGCTTAGTCCAAGGGATGGTGGTGACCACAGCAGTCTTCCATCTCACCTTCTGTGGACCCAATAAAATCCAGCATTTTGGATGTCATGTGCCCCCTCTCTTGAAGCTGGCCTGTGGAACTGATGTACCAATAGTGGCCCTGTGTGTGGGGCTGATGTGCATCACTGTATTGTTGGGctgctttctcctcatcctcctctccTACACATTAATTGTGGCCACCATCTTGAAGATCCCCTCTGCTGAGGGCAGGCACaaagccttctccacctgtgcTTCCCACCTTATTGTGGTCATTGTGCATTATGGCTTTGCCTCTATCATCTACCTCAAGCCCAAGGGTCTTCACTCCCAGGAAAGTAAGACCCTGATGGCCATCACCTACACGGTCCTCACGCCCTTCCTCAGTCCCATCATCTTCAGTCTCAGGAACAAGGAGCTGAAGACTGCCATGAGGAAGACCTTCCTCAGTAAACTCTATTCCTCCAGCATCTAA